One window of Desulfobacca acetoxidans DSM 11109 genomic DNA carries:
- the glyS gene encoding glycine--tRNA ligase subunit beta: MVADLLIEIGTEEIPARFIPPVLEEMKVSLAKRLEQERLAVEVVKTMGTPRRLTLIAQKVATQQAESTAEIIGPPQAVAFGADGQPTQAAFGFARAQGVEVKDLIVVQTDRGPYLAVKKHAAGRPAHERLSEILPEWILGLSFPKSMRWGSLTVTFARPLHWIVALFGEEVIPFAVGDITSGRLTYGHRFQAPQAITLATADAEAYINSLRQAQVLVAPEERRAKLLEQLQQAAASVQGQIVPNPELLQENTFLVEYPNLTLGNFEEKFLALPDDVLITSMREHQRYFSLRDGSGKLMPHFIAVNNTLARNPDVVRQGHERVLRARLSDAMFFFQEDRKVNLDDWVEALRGVVYHSLLGTSYDKMARFRSLARYLAERLLPDSITPVHRAATLCKADLVSGMVGEFPSLQGIMGREYALLAGEAPEVADAIWTHYLPRHAGDQLPDNPVGAIVGMADRLDSICGCFGVGLIPTGAADPYGLRRQALAIISILGEKKFYLDLSSAVSYSLSLLQDKLTLPVDQTHAEIIEFFRTRLHHLLTGENFSVEVVEAVLTTSFTDIVEAMEKVRALEEVRRGLDFPSLAVAFKRVINISRQAPAAVIKPELFDNTAEQELFQATIAMEEVVARALPARDYAEVFKALAALKTPVDRFFDEVLVMTDDLNIRANRLALLVRISQTFLKVADFSRIAF, translated from the coding sequence ATGGTTGCTGATCTCTTAATTGAAATCGGGACGGAAGAAATTCCGGCCAGATTCATCCCGCCGGTTTTAGAGGAGATGAAGGTCTCCCTGGCCAAACGTCTGGAGCAGGAGCGCCTCGCCGTCGAGGTCGTGAAAACTATGGGGACGCCCCGCCGCCTGACCCTGATTGCCCAGAAAGTCGCAACCCAACAGGCGGAAAGCACCGCCGAAATAATCGGTCCTCCCCAGGCGGTAGCCTTCGGCGCCGACGGCCAACCCACCCAGGCGGCTTTCGGGTTTGCCCGGGCTCAGGGGGTTGAAGTCAAAGATCTGATTGTAGTTCAAACCGATAGAGGGCCGTATTTGGCAGTCAAAAAACATGCCGCCGGCCGCCCTGCCCATGAACGGTTATCCGAAATCCTGCCGGAGTGGATTCTGGGGCTTTCGTTCCCCAAATCCATGCGTTGGGGGTCTCTTACGGTCACCTTCGCCCGTCCCCTCCACTGGATCGTGGCCTTATTCGGGGAAGAAGTCATTCCTTTCGCCGTCGGCGACATCACCAGCGGGCGCCTCACCTACGGCCATCGCTTTCAAGCCCCCCAGGCCATCACCTTGGCTACTGCGGATGCCGAGGCGTATATCAATTCATTGCGCCAGGCCCAGGTCCTGGTAGCGCCGGAGGAGCGGCGGGCCAAACTACTGGAGCAGTTGCAGCAGGCCGCGGCCTCGGTTCAGGGGCAGATCGTGCCCAACCCGGAGCTGCTGCAGGAGAATACCTTTCTCGTCGAATACCCAAACCTCACTTTGGGGAATTTCGAGGAAAAGTTCCTGGCTCTGCCGGATGACGTGCTCATCACCTCGATGCGGGAGCACCAACGGTATTTCTCCCTGCGGGACGGCAGCGGCAAGTTGATGCCCCATTTCATCGCAGTTAATAATACGTTGGCCCGCAATCCCGACGTTGTTCGGCAGGGCCACGAACGCGTCCTGCGGGCCAGGTTGAGCGACGCCATGTTCTTCTTCCAGGAAGACCGCAAGGTTAATCTGGACGATTGGGTGGAGGCACTGCGGGGTGTGGTCTATCATTCCCTGTTGGGAACCTCCTACGATAAAATGGCCCGCTTCCGCTCACTGGCAAGATACCTGGCCGAACGTCTGCTGCCCGATAGCATTACCCCGGTCCATCGGGCCGCCACCCTCTGCAAGGCCGATCTGGTCAGCGGCATGGTGGGAGAATTTCCCAGTCTGCAAGGCATTATGGGGCGGGAATACGCCCTCCTGGCCGGCGAGGCTCCGGAAGTTGCCGATGCCATCTGGACCCACTACCTGCCGCGCCACGCCGGAGATCAACTCCCTGACAATCCCGTGGGGGCCATCGTAGGTATGGCCGACCGCCTGGATAGCATCTGCGGTTGTTTTGGGGTCGGTTTGATTCCTACCGGTGCTGCCGATCCTTATGGTCTGCGGCGGCAGGCCCTGGCTATCATCAGCATCCTCGGGGAGAAGAAATTCTATCTTGATCTCAGCAGCGCCGTCAGCTACAGTTTATCGCTGCTGCAAGACAAACTCACCCTCCCGGTTGACCAGACCCATGCCGAGATTATTGAATTTTTCCGCACCCGCCTGCACCACCTCCTGACCGGGGAAAACTTCAGCGTCGAGGTGGTGGAAGCGGTATTAACCACCTCTTTTACTGATATTGTCGAAGCGATGGAGAAGGTGCGCGCTTTGGAGGAAGTCCGCCGCGGCCTTGATTTCCCCTCCCTGGCCGTCGCCTTCAAACGCGTTATCAATATCTCGCGGCAAGCCCCCGCGGCGGTTATCAAACCGGAACTATTCGATAATACCGCTGAACAGGAGCTGTTTCAGGCCACCATCGCCATGGAGGAGGTTGTTGCCCGGGCCTTGCCGGCCAGGGATTATGCCGAAGTTTTTAAGGCTTTGGCGGCCCTGAAAACGCCAGTGGATAGATTCTTTGACGAAGTATTGGTCATGACCGATGATCTTAACATCCGGGCCAACCGTCTGGCGCTGCTGGTCCGGATAAGCCAGACGTTTTTAAAAGTGGCAGACTTTTCCCGTATTGCTTTTTAA